The following nucleotide sequence is from Saccharothrix texasensis.
GCAGCTCGTCGACCAGCAGGGCCACGTCCTCGACCACGGCGTCACCGCCGGGCCTGGTCGCGCGCCGCTGCTGCTTCACCGCCACCACCCCGCCGGGTCCACCGGTGACCAGGGCCGCCTTCGTCCCGGTCCCGCCGACGTCGACGGCTATCACGTGTCTTGTGCGCGCCACGAGGACCGATACTGCGGCATCCGACCGCCATTGGTCTATACCAAGTGTCCGATTGGGCGAGTCCGGTCCGGCCGCGAGTTGTCCACAGGCCGCCCTCGCCGGGCCGGATCCGTCGGTGCCCGGTGGCAGGATCAAGAACAGGGATCCCCTGGGCGGGGACCCCTGCGCAGCCGTTCCGGCTCGCCGGGGGCGGGTGGACGACCCGCGGCACGAGGGCCCGACGGTCGGCGAGGGCCGACCCCGGGTGGCGGTCGGCGAGGCGACAACCGCAGGCGCGGTTCACGAGGTGAGGGTTCGCGAGGCGACAGGCCGGCGGAGGCCGGCGTCGGTTCGGGTCGGCCGGGTTCCGCGATGCCGTTCGGAACGGCCGGTCGCCCGTGGGTCGGGCGACGACGTGGCCGTGAGGGGCGCGGCCCGGCGACAGGCGGACCTGGCGACCGCGGACCTGGCGACTAGTTGCCGGCCATGATCTTCTGCAGGGCGTCCAGGGCGCGGCTCGCGGTGCTCTTCACCGTGCCCTTGCTGATGCCGGTGGCCTCGGCGATCTCGGCTTCGGAGAGGTCGCCGTAGTAGCGCAGCACGAGCACCTCCCGCTGCCTCGGCGGCAGCTGGGACAGCGCCCGCACGACCGCCTGGTGCTCGGCGGTGAGCATGGCGAGGCTCTCGGCCGAACGCGCGTTCGCCACGTGCGGCGGGGTGTAGTCGCGGGCCGTCTTGCGCCGCCGCAGCACGCTGCGCGAGCCGTTGACGACGGCGGTCCGCAGGTAGCCGACGGCCGCCTGCGCGTCCCGCAGGTTCTTCCAGTTGCGGTACAGGCCGGTGAACGCCTCCTGGACCACGTCCTCCGCCGTGGCGGGCTCGTCGACCAGCAGCAGCGCCAGCCGGACCAGCCGCATCCGGTGCTGGCGGTACAGGTCCTCCAGCGTCAGCGGGCCGGTCGGGGCCGGTGCCGCGCCGTCCTGGATCCGCAGGTTCGTCAGCGTGTCCTGCACACGCGCGATGCCGCCGCTGTTCCGATCGGGACCGACCACGGAAAAGACGTTACCTCCTCACGGGGTAGCTTCGGTGCGGCGCTGCACAACGGAGGTGGGCATTCGATGGCTCGGTTCGCGGTCGAGTTGGTCTTCGGCGACAACCAGGACGAGCGGATGGCGGTCCGGCCCGCGCACCGCGAGTACCTGGCGACGCTGGTCGAACGGGGGGTGCTGCTCGTGTCCGGCCCCTACGCCGACCAGTCCGGCGCCCTGCTGGTCTACGAGGTCGCCGACGAGGCGGAGCTGCGCGACGTCCTCGCCGCCGACCCGTACACGCCCGCCGGCGTCGTCAAGGAGACGCGCGTGCACGAGTGGCAGGCGTTGACGGGCGTCTGGCTCTAGCCCTTCTTGGCCGCGGCGGCGGCCGAGCCGCCCGGTCCGACCAGGCCGGACAGGTCGTTCGCCGCCATCTCGCGGTCGGCGGCGGGCACCGACTTCGCCGCCTGCCGGTCGACGACCTTCGGGGTGAACGCGCGGAAGAGCTTCAGGCCGCCGACCCAGCCCGGCACGTGCACGGCCTTCGACCGCCGGGTGATCGCCCGGACCACCGCCTTGCCGACGTCGGCGACCGGGTACTTCTTGCCCGCCAACCCCGGCATGCCGCTGCGCATCGGGCCGAACACGGGGTGCTCGTCGGCGCTGTCGACCATGTCGGTGGAGATCCACGAGAAGTACGCCACGCCGACGTCCACCCCCAGGTGCCGCACCTCCGCGCGCAGGCTGTCCGCGAACGCCTCGCAGCCCGCCTTCGCCGCGGAGTAGGCCCCGTTGCCGGGGATGTGCACGATCGCCGCCAGCGACGACACGACGAGGCAGTAGCCGCGGCTCGCGACGAGGTGCGGCAGGCACGTCCGGACCGTGCGCCACACGCCGAGCAGGTTGACCTCGATGACCCGTTCGAAGGCCGCGGGGTCCATCGACCGGATGAAACCGGTGGCGGCGACGCCCGCGTTGGCGACGACCACGTCGATGCCGCCGTAGTGGTCCACCACGCCGGCCACCGCGGTCTCCAGCGCCGCCCAGTCGGTGACGTCGGCCTCCCACGCCCGGCCGCCGCACTCCTCGGCCACCTCCCGCAGCCGGTCGCCCTCCAGCCCGACCAGGGCGAGCTTCGCGCCCTTCGCGGCCAACCGCCGCGCCACCTCCGCGCCGATGCCCCTCGCCGCGCCAGTGATCAGGACAACCTTGCCCGCAACGTCCACGGTGACCTCCTCAGCCCGTCCAGCCAGGGAGGCCACCGTAACGCAACTTACCGCCAGTAAGCTACTGGGGAGTTAAACGGCGCTGGCCGCGGTCAGCGCCGCCACCTCGTCGGCCTTCAGCTCCAGCTCCAGGGCCGGGAGCAGGTCGGCGAGCTGGTCGGCGGTGCGGGCGGACGCGATCGGCGCGGCCACCGTCGGCTGCTCCGCCAGCCACGCCAGGGCGACCGCCGCCTGGGTGGCGCCGTGCGCGGCCGCGACCTCGTCCAGCGCCGCGAGGATCCGCAGTCCGCGCTCGTCCAGGTACTTCGACGCGGCGGCGGCCCGCGCGCTCTCCACCTCGACGCCCGGCCGGTACTTGCCGGTCAGGAAGCCCTTCGCCAGGCCCCAGTACGGGGCGGACGCGAGCCCGTGGTCGGCCACCGCGCGGGACAGCTCGCCCTCGTAGGAGCGGTCCACGAGGTTGTACGCCTGCTGGAGCGCGACGAACCCGGCGAAGCCCTCGCGCCCGGACACGGCGAGCGCCGACGTGAGCCGCTCGGCGGTGTAGTTGGACGCGGCGACGTGCCGGACCTTGCCGGCGCGGACCAGCCGGTCGAACGCCGCCAGCGTCTCCTCCTGCGGCGTGTCGAGGTCGTCCTTGTGCGCGTAGTACAGGTCGATGTGGTCCACGCCGAGGCGGCGCAGGGAGTCCTCGGCGGCGCGCTCGATCGTGTCGGCCTTGAGGTCGGCCAGGCCGTCGAGCATGCCGACCTTGGTCGCGACGACGACCGAGTCCCGGTTGCCGCGGCTGCGCAGCCACCGGCCGATGATCGTCTCCGACTCGCCGCCGACGTGGCCCTCGGCCCACGCCGAGTACGCGTCGGCGGTGTCCACGAAGTTGCCCCCGGCCCCCGTGAAGGCGTCCAGCACGGCGAACGAGGCGTCCTCGTCGGCGGTCCAGCCGAACACGTTGCCACCCAGGCACAGGCGCGACACGTCGAGGTCGCTGGTTCCGAGTTTCGTCATGTCGCGAAGCTAGGCGCGCCGGTCCGATCTCGCCGAATGGACCAGCCAGGACTAAATGGCGCGGCGGCGCGGTTGGCAGTCGTCAGCACCACCTAGTTCGCGGGGAGACGAAATGACGGTCGAGTTGGGCAGGTACGGCGTGTGGGACCGGGCCGCGCGGTGGGTGGGCCGGGGCGAGGACGCGGCCGAGCTGGAAGGGCTCGGGTTCGGCGCGCTCTGGCTGGGCGGGTCGCCCGACGGCAGCGTCATGACCACGGTCTCCGAGCTCCTGGACGCCACCGAGAAGATCACCGTGGCGACCGCCGTGATGAACGTCTGGACGACACCGGCCGGCGAGGTCAACGACGGCTACCGGGCACTGGCGTGGACGGACCGGTTCCTGGTCGGCATCGGCACCGGGAACGGTGAACTGGTGGGTGAGGTCCATCACAGCCCCTACCAGAAGCTGATCCACTACCTGGACGAGCTGGACGTGCCGCGCGACCGCCTGGCGCTGGCCGCGCTCGGCCCGCGGCTGCTCCGGCTCGCCGCCGCCCGGACGAGCGTCGCCCACCCCTACCTGGTGACGCCCGACCACACGGCGAGGGCGCGCGAGACCGTCGGCGCGGGCGTGCTGCTCGCCCCCGAGCAGCACGTGGTGCTGGAGGAGGACCCGGCACGGGCCCGTGACCTGGGGCGGGAGGCGCTGGCCGAGTACCTGGGCCGGCCCGACCACACCCGCAACTG
It contains:
- a CDS encoding YciI family protein, with translation MARFAVELVFGDNQDERMAVRPAHREYLATLVERGVLLVSGPYADQSGALLVYEVADEAELRDVLAADPYTPAGVVKETRVHEWQALTGVWL
- a CDS encoding aldo/keto reductase; this translates as MTKLGTSDLDVSRLCLGGNVFGWTADEDASFAVLDAFTGAGGNFVDTADAYSAWAEGHVGGESETIIGRWLRSRGNRDSVVVATKVGMLDGLADLKADTIERAAEDSLRRLGVDHIDLYYAHKDDLDTPQEETLAAFDRLVRAGKVRHVAASNYTAERLTSALAVSGREGFAGFVALQQAYNLVDRSYEGELSRAVADHGLASAPYWGLAKGFLTGKYRPGVEVESARAAAASKYLDERGLRILAALDEVAAAHGATQAAVALAWLAEQPTVAAPIASARTADQLADLLPALELELKADEVAALTAASAV
- a CDS encoding short-chain dehydrogenase/reductase — protein: MDVAGKVVLITGAARGIGAEVARRLAAKGAKLALVGLEGDRLREVAEECGGRAWEADVTDWAALETAVAGVVDHYGGIDVVVANAGVAATGFIRSMDPAAFERVIEVNLLGVWRTVRTCLPHLVASRGYCLVVSSLAAIVHIPGNGAYSAAKAGCEAFADSLRAEVRHLGVDVGVAYFSWISTDMVDSADEHPVFGPMRSGMPGLAGKKYPVADVGKAVVRAITRRSKAVHVPGWVGGLKLFRAFTPKVVDRQAAKSVPAADREMAANDLSGLVGPGGSAAAAAKKG
- a CDS encoding SigE family RNA polymerase sigma factor codes for the protein MVGPDRNSGGIARVQDTLTNLRIQDGAAPAPTGPLTLEDLYRQHRMRLVRLALLLVDEPATAEDVVQEAFTGLYRNWKNLRDAQAAVGYLRTAVVNGSRSVLRRRKTARDYTPPHVANARSAESLAMLTAEHQAVVRALSQLPPRQREVLVLRYYGDLSEAEIAEATGISKGTVKSTASRALDALQKIMAGN
- a CDS encoding TIGR03620 family F420-dependent LLM class oxidoreductase, whose product is MTVELGRYGVWDRAARWVGRGEDAAELEGLGFGALWLGGSPDGSVMTTVSELLDATEKITVATAVMNVWTTPAGEVNDGYRALAWTDRFLVGIGTGNGELVGEVHHSPYQKLIHYLDELDVPRDRLALAALGPRLLRLAAARTSVAHPYLVTPDHTARARETVGAGVLLAPEQHVVLEEDPARARDLGREALAEYLGRPDHTRNWLRHGFTEDDLAGGGSDRLVDALVAWGSVERVAKRLREHHEAGADHVAVQVVGAPDAQQALRDVAAALEDD